Proteins encoded together in one Gemmatimonadota bacterium DH-78 window:
- a CDS encoding MASE1 domain-containing protein, translated as MSLRYYRSIALPATGYLVLYVVLGLVTLEPGWFGFDFELRRVVWLGSGLALAAVLRLGLRSWPWIFVAEALVSLLSGSNLFFALGAATGNALEAVVAGVLLRRVGVDEELRSGVDIAALVVLAAGLAGGLGASISSMALVLFESTAWSQYGSMQVMWWLTHANGMILLAPLVLALREERHWTTPRVIEAVVAMGSVAVLGFLVFWAYDPETPVRRLLYAPFPLLIWAGIRFGIPGAATANLMLSVVAMGATALDAGPFATPALSTNERLFQLWLFVAVNSITALVVAGVVEDRKRGAQALERTQERLRSVLEATADAIVAADTTGRVSFANQRFAGLWDPSGTEEPPDRLSHADPRVMALLEVAEEPLPGLLASEREILDDIELEDGRTFERFGAPLRREGWVSGRIWALRDLTERRRLEEQVQQTRRLESLGLLAGGIAHDFNNLLVAIMGNADLAESALDPRHPAHDHVEEVLRASQRAADLCQQMLAYAGKGRSTVEPVDLNEVVQEMTDLMKVSLPPTAELALRLTSDLPAVNGDVVQLRQVVLNLLTNAADAVGSRRGWIEIATFRSEADPVRDQDAVVDARTGNGPWVGVRVADTGRGMDEDTRQRIFEPFFSTKARGRGLGLAAVLGIVRGHGGALTLRTTEGRGSELQVVMPALPSYLRAAGTDAGVDLDDRSEVKGRVLVVDDEDTVREVAQTMLEVIGLEVLLARDGLEAVELLEQDPAAIDLVLMDLTMPRMGGAEASEVMREVRPDLPIILSTGYLDAAGEVADRADLPVLKKPYRRDQLYRRVRELLRRG; from the coding sequence GTGTCGCTCCGCTACTACCGCTCCATCGCGCTCCCGGCGACCGGCTACCTCGTGCTGTACGTGGTGCTGGGGCTCGTCACCCTCGAACCCGGCTGGTTCGGCTTCGACTTCGAGTTGCGGCGCGTGGTCTGGCTGGGGAGCGGTCTCGCGCTCGCTGCGGTGTTGAGACTGGGACTCCGGAGCTGGCCCTGGATCTTCGTCGCCGAGGCCCTGGTCTCGCTGCTGTCGGGCAGCAACCTGTTCTTCGCTCTCGGCGCGGCGACCGGCAACGCCCTCGAAGCGGTGGTGGCGGGCGTGCTGCTCCGTCGGGTGGGGGTCGACGAGGAGTTGCGGAGCGGTGTCGACATCGCCGCACTCGTGGTGCTCGCGGCGGGGCTGGCGGGAGGCCTGGGAGCCAGCATCTCCAGCATGGCGCTCGTGCTCTTCGAGAGCACGGCCTGGTCGCAGTACGGCTCGATGCAGGTGATGTGGTGGCTCACGCACGCCAACGGCATGATCCTGCTGGCCCCCCTGGTGCTGGCCTTGCGCGAGGAACGCCACTGGACCACCCCGCGGGTGATCGAGGCCGTGGTCGCCATGGGGTCGGTGGCGGTGCTCGGATTTCTCGTCTTCTGGGCATACGACCCGGAGACGCCCGTCCGGCGCCTGCTTTACGCGCCCTTCCCCCTTCTGATCTGGGCTGGAATCCGGTTCGGCATTCCGGGAGCGGCGACCGCGAACCTGATGCTCTCCGTGGTGGCGATGGGGGCCACGGCCCTCGATGCCGGCCCCTTCGCCACCCCGGCCCTGTCGACCAACGAGCGACTCTTCCAACTCTGGCTCTTCGTGGCGGTCAACTCGATCACCGCGCTGGTGGTGGCCGGTGTGGTGGAGGATCGAAAGCGCGGCGCCCAGGCGCTGGAGCGCACGCAGGAACGACTTCGTTCGGTGCTGGAAGCCACGGCCGACGCCATCGTGGCCGCCGATACCACGGGGCGCGTGTCGTTCGCGAACCAGCGGTTCGCCGGCCTCTGGGACCCGTCGGGCACCGAAGAGCCGCCCGACCGGCTCAGCCACGCCGATCCGCGGGTGATGGCCCTGCTCGAGGTGGCCGAGGAACCGCTGCCCGGACTGCTCGCCTCGGAGCGCGAGATCCTCGACGACATCGAACTCGAGGACGGGCGGACCTTCGAGCGCTTCGGAGCGCCCCTGCGCCGAGAGGGATGGGTGTCGGGTCGCATCTGGGCGCTGCGCGACCTCACCGAGCGCCGTCGGCTCGAAGAGCAGGTGCAGCAGACCCGCCGACTCGAAAGTCTGGGACTGCTCGCCGGTGGAATCGCGCACGACTTCAACAACCTGCTCGTGGCGATCATGGGCAACGCCGACCTCGCGGAGTCGGCGCTCGACCCCCGGCACCCGGCGCACGACCATGTGGAGGAGGTACTGCGCGCTTCCCAGAGGGCGGCCGACCTCTGCCAGCAGATGCTCGCGTACGCCGGAAAGGGGCGTTCCACGGTGGAGCCGGTCGACCTCAACGAGGTGGTGCAGGAGATGACCGACCTGATGAAGGTGTCGCTCCCGCCGACGGCCGAACTCGCCCTGCGACTCACCTCCGATCTGCCGGCCGTGAACGGCGACGTGGTGCAGCTCCGGCAGGTGGTGCTCAACCTGCTGACCAACGCGGCCGACGCCGTCGGCTCGCGCCGGGGCTGGATCGAGATCGCCACCTTCCGGTCGGAAGCGGACCCGGTGCGCGATCAGGACGCCGTGGTCGACGCGCGCACCGGCAACGGACCCTGGGTGGGGGTGCGGGTGGCGGATACCGGCCGCGGGATGGACGAAGACACGCGGCAGCGCATCTTCGAGCCCTTCTTCAGCACGAAGGCGCGGGGGCGCGGACTGGGCCTGGCCGCGGTCCTCGGAATCGTGCGCGGTCACGGGGGGGCGCTGACACTGCGGACGACCGAGGGCCGCGGGAGCGAGCTGCAGGTGGTGATGCCCGCGCTCCCGTCGTACCTGCGGGCGGCCGGCACGGATGCGGGGGTGGACCTCGACGATCGCTCCGAGGTGAAGGGGCGGGTGCTCGTGGTCGACGACGAAGACACCGTGCGCGAGGTGGCGCAGACGATGCTCGAGGTGATCGGGCTCGAGGTGCTGCTCGCGCGCGACGGGCTCGAGGCCGTCGAACTGCTCGAGCAGGATCCGGCCGCGATCGATCTCGTGCTCATGGATCTCACGATGCCCCGGATGGGTGGTGCCGAGGCGTCGGAGGTGATGCGAGAGGTGCGCCCCGACCTGCCCATCATCCTCTCCACCGGGTACCTCGACGCCGCCGGCGAGGTGGCGGATCGGGCCGACCTGCCGGTGCTGAAGAAGCCGTATCGCAGAGACCAGCTGTACCGGCGGGTGCGGGAGCTGCTGCGCCGAGGGTGA
- a CDS encoding aldolase/citrate lyase family protein, whose amino-acid sequence MPHRIRHALRTATVLVFSLQGCGPGESPDRIDEVAADDPPMALADRLAAGQSVFGIFSGPMTREQGEVIAGLREADFVLYSLESGPFDLDTMDAYLEGLRAGAEERGVPPQPVLLRVPPIHADTAAAPDHVARAMERDIGGIVYPHVTSPEEAARSVRYLGEPWPLGDDGLDVLIVEDREGVANIRAIMATPGLSVVFAGPGDLTRAYDGDMQAVENAIQTVLSACLEFEVACGVTAGTDDIGTRLDQGFRVIIVTEEPALAVGRRHVGR is encoded by the coding sequence ATGCCGCATCGGATCCGTCACGCGCTGCGCACCGCCACCGTGCTCGTCTTCTCGCTGCAGGGTTGTGGCCCCGGTGAGTCGCCCGACCGCATCGACGAGGTGGCGGCCGACGATCCTCCCATGGCGCTCGCCGACCGACTGGCGGCGGGGCAGTCGGTGTTCGGCATCTTCTCCGGGCCGATGACCCGTGAGCAGGGCGAGGTGATCGCGGGACTCCGCGAAGCCGACTTCGTACTCTACTCGCTGGAGAGCGGCCCCTTCGATCTCGATACGATGGACGCGTATCTCGAGGGACTCCGGGCGGGCGCCGAAGAGCGAGGGGTGCCTCCCCAACCGGTGCTCCTGCGGGTGCCTCCGATCCACGCGGACACGGCGGCCGCACCCGACCATGTGGCCCGTGCGATGGAACGGGACATCGGCGGCATCGTGTATCCGCACGTCACCTCGCCGGAAGAGGCGGCCCGCTCGGTGCGCTACCTGGGCGAGCCGTGGCCCCTCGGCGACGACGGCCTCGACGTGCTCATCGTCGAGGATCGCGAGGGCGTCGCCAACATTCGCGCGATCATGGCCACACCCGGCCTCTCGGTCGTCTTCGCGGGCCCCGGCGATCTGACTCGCGCCTACGACGGCGACATGCAGGCGGTGGAGAATGCGATCCAGACGGTGCTCTCCGCCTGCCTCGAGTTCGAGGTCGCCTGCGGCGTGACCGCAGGCACGGACGATATCGGTACCCGCCTCGACCAGGGCTTCCGGGTGATCATCGTCACGGAAGAACCGGCGCTGGCCGTCGGACGACGCCACGTCGGTCGCTGA
- a CDS encoding ankyrin repeat domain-containing protein, protein MNPFRSPARRRLRVEAGALIGLLLLAGGPGPEAPVADAAMQDNVVEVRALLKRGADVNAAHGDGMTALHWAASHGSVELTEMLLYAGANPASTTRLGPYTPLMIAAKGGHGDVMVRLLEAGSPFDTRTSTGVTPLHLAAASGTTVGVAALLDRGAEVDAAESAWNQTPLIWAADQGRTAVVEQLILAGADINAMEKTADLQALEAEDAKEAQEHNARVNAIRAQRIAEAAGDSPERPDSAAEEEAEEETPPVEEPEEEEEEEAPAEDEDDDSSDDGEEDDEEEDANDDQPLGYTETVGGHGGLNALHHAAREGHRDAVMALLDAGSDVNQVTAGDASSPLVLATINGHFDLALELIERGADVNLYSMAGVGPLFAAINLQWAPKALYPQPKAHEQQQVSYLDFMRAVLDAGADVNARVNRHIWFMSYNFDLLGVNVSGATPFWRAAYGLDVPAMKLLVEYGADPSIATTKEPQRRFRRGGDGEEEKDHSGLDPIPTGGPAVYPIHAASGVGHGQGYAGNAHRHVPDGWVPAVKYLVEELGADVNARDFQGFSPVHHAAARGDTDLITYLVEQGADVTLLSRRGQTTADMANGPVQRVQPYPEAVALLESLGSANNNNCVSC, encoded by the coding sequence ATGAACCCCTTTCGGTCCCCGGCCCGCCGGCGACTGAGAGTCGAGGCGGGAGCGCTCATCGGGCTGCTGCTGCTCGCGGGCGGCCCGGGGCCCGAGGCCCCGGTCGCGGACGCGGCCATGCAGGACAACGTGGTCGAGGTGCGGGCGCTCCTGAAGCGCGGCGCCGATGTGAACGCCGCTCACGGCGACGGCATGACGGCTCTGCACTGGGCGGCCAGTCACGGCAGTGTGGAACTCACCGAGATGCTGCTCTACGCCGGCGCCAACCCGGCGTCGACGACGCGTCTCGGACCGTACACGCCGCTGATGATCGCGGCCAAGGGCGGCCACGGCGACGTGATGGTGCGCCTGCTCGAGGCCGGTTCACCCTTCGACACCCGGACCTCGACCGGGGTCACGCCTCTCCATCTGGCGGCCGCCTCCGGCACGACGGTCGGTGTGGCGGCACTCCTCGACCGGGGCGCGGAAGTCGACGCGGCCGAGTCGGCCTGGAATCAGACACCGCTGATCTGGGCGGCCGATCAGGGTCGCACCGCGGTGGTGGAACAGCTGATCCTCGCCGGCGCGGACATCAACGCGATGGAGAAGACGGCCGATCTGCAGGCGCTCGAGGCCGAGGATGCCAAGGAGGCGCAGGAGCACAACGCCCGGGTGAACGCGATCCGAGCCCAGCGCATCGCCGAGGCGGCCGGAGACAGCCCGGAGCGGCCGGACTCGGCTGCCGAGGAGGAGGCGGAGGAAGAGACGCCTCCGGTCGAGGAACCTGAAGAGGAAGAGGAAGAGGAGGCTCCCGCGGAAGACGAGGATGACGACTCGTCGGACGACGGTGAAGAAGACGACGAAGAGGAAGACGCCAATGACGACCAGCCTCTCGGCTACACCGAGACGGTCGGCGGTCATGGTGGCCTCAACGCGCTTCACCACGCGGCTCGCGAGGGTCATCGCGACGCGGTCATGGCCCTTCTCGATGCGGGTTCCGACGTCAACCAGGTGACGGCCGGCGACGCCTCGAGCCCGCTCGTGCTCGCCACCATCAACGGCCACTTCGACCTCGCTCTCGAACTGATCGAGCGCGGTGCCGACGTCAATCTCTACTCGATGGCCGGGGTCGGTCCGCTGTTCGCGGCGATCAACCTGCAGTGGGCGCCCAAGGCGCTCTACCCGCAGCCCAAGGCGCATGAGCAGCAGCAGGTGTCGTATCTGGACTTCATGCGGGCCGTGCTGGATGCGGGCGCCGACGTGAACGCCCGGGTGAACCGCCACATCTGGTTCATGTCGTACAACTTCGACCTGCTCGGCGTGAACGTGTCGGGGGCCACCCCCTTCTGGCGGGCGGCCTACGGACTCGACGTTCCGGCGATGAAGCTGCTGGTGGAGTACGGCGCGGATCCGTCGATCGCGACCACGAAGGAGCCGCAGCGCCGGTTCCGCCGCGGTGGCGACGGCGAGGAGGAGAAGGACCACTCCGGTCTGGATCCGATCCCGACCGGTGGCCCCGCGGTCTATCCGATCCACGCCGCCTCCGGCGTCGGACACGGCCAGGGCTATGCCGGCAACGCACACCGACATGTGCCGGACGGCTGGGTGCCGGCGGTGAAGTACCTCGTCGAGGAGCTGGGTGCCGATGTGAATGCCCGCGACTTCCAAGGCTTCTCGCCGGTTCACCATGCCGCGGCCCGGGGCGACACCGACCTGATCACCTATCTGGTGGAGCAGGGGGCGGACGTCACCCTGCTGTCTCGCCGCGGCCAGACCACCGCCGACATGGCGAACGGTCCGGTCCAGCGGGTGCAGCCCTACCCGGAGGCCGTCGCGCTTCTCGAGAGCCTCGGCAGTGCGAACAACAACAACTGCGTGAGCTGCTGA
- a CDS encoding ATP-binding protein, which yields MARHPDLIVDRRQEIDRLHGLLATGRPHLVLMSGRRRVGKTYLLSRAWKEQPAFYFTASETTPEQNRQALLTAFAEWSGQPVRTEDYPTWRTVFRLLLDHDSPTPLVVTIDEFQYLGESASELDAIASELNAAWEMRRPERGIVFVLAGSAVRTLERLNDGGSPLYGRFSWQCRLRPFDYGYAGSLAGFDDVRDRAYAYGLFGGTPRYLAAIDPRRSIAENAIDLLLRPDGEVRELIRTALLQEQGLRDIPKYVAILRAIGRGRTELNEIAQDTGLTADNSLREKLQRLIALDYVATSRNLGARPKEAYRYRIADPAARFFYDSVAPLESVLATQDPGAVWRAHIAPNLDAYMGLVFEGMVRDGYYRLQSTRSLSLVKEWGRWEGRDRNREPLEIDIASVLMDGRVLTGAIKWNRTPIEVGVHTRHLAMIDRLAESGVSWAHEARKPTSPLLYVAAGGFTDRFRQAALATRDEVHLWTLDDLYSPMS from the coding sequence GTGGCCAGACACCCCGATCTCATCGTGGACCGCCGGCAGGAGATCGACCGGCTCCACGGCCTTCTGGCCACGGGCCGACCACATCTGGTCCTGATGAGCGGCCGCAGGCGCGTCGGAAAGACGTATCTGCTCTCCCGGGCATGGAAGGAGCAGCCCGCCTTCTACTTCACCGCATCGGAAACCACCCCGGAGCAGAACCGCCAAGCCCTTCTCACCGCCTTCGCGGAGTGGTCCGGCCAGCCCGTCCGGACCGAGGACTACCCCACCTGGCGAACCGTCTTCCGCCTCCTTCTGGATCACGATTCGCCCACCCCCCTGGTCGTGACCATCGACGAGTTCCAGTACCTGGGCGAGAGCGCGTCCGAACTCGATGCGATCGCATCCGAACTGAACGCCGCGTGGGAGATGCGGAGACCGGAGCGTGGCATCGTCTTCGTGCTCGCCGGCTCCGCCGTCCGCACCCTCGAGCGACTGAACGACGGCGGCTCACCGCTGTACGGCCGCTTCAGTTGGCAGTGCCGGCTGCGGCCGTTCGACTACGGGTATGCAGGATCACTCGCCGGGTTCGACGATGTCCGGGATCGCGCCTACGCGTATGGACTGTTCGGCGGTACGCCGCGCTACCTGGCCGCCATCGACCCTCGTCGATCCATCGCGGAGAACGCGATCGACCTGCTGCTCCGACCCGACGGCGAGGTACGAGAACTGATCCGTACCGCCCTGCTCCAGGAGCAGGGCCTGCGGGACATCCCAAAGTACGTCGCGATCCTGCGAGCGATCGGTCGGGGCCGCACGGAGTTGAATGAGATTGCACAGGACACCGGCCTGACCGCAGACAACTCACTCCGCGAGAAGCTTCAACGCCTCATCGCGCTGGACTACGTTGCGACAAGCCGGAACCTCGGTGCCAGGCCCAAGGAGGCCTACCGATACCGGATCGCCGACCCGGCCGCTCGGTTCTTCTACGACTCGGTCGCCCCCCTCGAGAGCGTGCTGGCCACGCAGGATCCGGGAGCGGTGTGGAGGGCGCACATCGCCCCCAACCTCGATGCGTACATGGGACTCGTGTTCGAGGGCATGGTTCGCGACGGCTACTATCGACTGCAGTCGACCCGCTCTCTCTCCCTGGTCAAGGAATGGGGCCGGTGGGAGGGACGCGACCGCAACCGTGAGCCTCTCGAGATCGACATCGCCTCCGTTCTGATGGACGGCCGCGTGCTCACCGGAGCCATCAAGTGGAACCGCACCCCGATCGAGGTCGGTGTCCACACTCGGCACCTCGCCATGATCGACCGACTGGCCGAGTCCGGCGTGTCCTGGGCGCACGAAGCCCGAAAGCCGACCTCACCGTTGCTCTACGTGGCCGCTGGAGGGTTTACCGATCGATTCCGACAGGCGGCCCTGGCCACCCGTGACGAGGTGCACCTCTGGACACTCGACGACCTCTACTCGCCGATGAGCTGA